The Agarilytica rhodophyticola genome has a window encoding:
- a CDS encoding protein-glutamate methylesterase/protein-glutamine glutaminase: MCAVKVLIIDDSALIRALLTEIFESDSRFKVVAAAEDAYQARDLIKKHNPDVLTLDIEMPKMNGIMFLQNLMRLRPMPVVMISTLTQQGAPVTLEALEHGAVDFVPKPKSDGSGGLESCRQTILEKVWHASRANVRPKATKREKEKLVEEAKRNNSLIGRKCLRTDFLCAIGASTGGTEAIKEVITCLPENSPAIVIAQHIPGTFSASFARRVDNASKINVYQAEDGQPIKSGCAYIAPGDAHLKVVLAAGSYICKLDNSGPVNRHMPSVEVLYDSVLEASGGRNTMGVLLTGMGADGSEALLRMKQANCVTVAQDEASSVVWGMPGHAVKIGGAEKILPLNRVASEILSVAFR, from the coding sequence ATGTGTGCTGTGAAGGTATTAATCATCGATGACTCTGCCCTTATTCGTGCATTGCTGACGGAAATTTTCGAGTCTGATTCACGCTTTAAGGTTGTTGCCGCTGCTGAGGATGCCTATCAGGCTCGTGATCTCATCAAGAAGCACAACCCTGATGTTCTCACTCTCGATATCGAAATGCCTAAAATGAACGGCATTATGTTTTTACAAAACCTGATGCGTTTAAGGCCTATGCCAGTGGTTATGATTTCCACACTGACGCAGCAGGGAGCACCGGTCACTTTAGAGGCCCTTGAGCATGGCGCGGTGGATTTTGTTCCTAAGCCCAAAAGCGATGGCTCTGGAGGATTGGAGAGTTGTCGTCAAACCATTCTTGAGAAAGTCTGGCATGCATCACGTGCCAATGTTCGACCTAAAGCTACTAAAAGGGAAAAAGAAAAGCTGGTCGAGGAGGCAAAAAGAAATAATTCTTTGATCGGGCGCAAGTGTTTGCGTACCGATTTTCTTTGTGCAATAGGAGCGTCTACTGGTGGTACTGAAGCGATTAAAGAAGTGATAACATGTTTACCTGAAAATTCACCGGCAATCGTAATCGCCCAGCATATTCCCGGGACCTTCAGTGCGTCTTTTGCTCGCAGAGTAGATAATGCATCGAAGATCAATGTTTACCAAGCAGAGGATGGTCAGCCGATTAAATCTGGTTGTGCTTATATTGCTCCGGGAGATGCACATTTAAAAGTTGTCTTGGCGGCTGGATCTTATATCTGTAAACTCGACAATAGCGGACCAGTTAATCGACATATGCCATCTGTGGAAGTGTTATATGATTCCGTACTGGAAGCGTCTGGTGGCAGAAATACCATGGGGGTGCTGCTAACAGGCATGGGAGCTGATGGGTCAGAGGCATTGCTGCGTATGAAACAGGCAAATTGCGTGACCGTTGCTCAAGATGAGGCTTCTAGTGTGGTTTGGGGAATGCCTGGGCATGCTGTTAAAATTGGGGGAGCAGAAAAAATATTGCCACTTAATCGAG
- the cheD gene encoding chemoreceptor glutamine deamidase CheD produces the protein MSLKQKITTPTLPGFEHINRYWDPRMKMPTAKIKPGECYVSKTGEIIVTVLGSCISACIRDKRIGVGGMNHFMLPIQDGQAASAAISAELAYGNWAMEYLVNEILKQGGNKSNFEIKIFGGGKVMANFSSIDVGARNIDFVTNFLHQEGLSIDAQDVGSTCPRKVMYFPDTGSVKLKRLQTQNNDTIQRREKEYYDSMNKKPDTSGDVELF, from the coding sequence ATGTCACTAAAACAAAAAATAACAACGCCCACACTTCCCGGCTTTGAGCATATTAATCGTTATTGGGATCCGCGGATGAAAATGCCGACGGCAAAAATAAAACCGGGGGAGTGCTATGTTAGTAAGACGGGTGAAATTATCGTAACCGTGTTGGGTTCTTGTATTTCAGCATGTATTCGAGATAAGAGAATAGGCGTTGGTGGTATGAATCATTTTATGCTGCCGATACAAGATGGGCAGGCTGCATCTGCAGCCATTTCAGCCGAGTTGGCCTATGGCAACTGGGCGATGGAATACCTGGTCAATGAAATACTGAAGCAAGGTGGTAACAAAAGTAACTTTGAGATAAAGATATTTGGTGGCGGTAAGGTGATGGCTAATTTTTCCTCTATTGATGTGGGAGCCCGCAATATCGATTTTGTGACCAATTTTCTTCACCAAGAAGGGCTTTCTATAGACGCGCAAGATGTGGGTAGTACTTGCCCACGTAAAGTAATGTATTTCCCTGATACCGGGTCAGTCAAGTTAAAACGTTTGCAAACGCAAAATAACGACACCATTCAGCGTCGTGAGAAAGAATACTATGACTCCATGAACAAAAAACCCGATACCAGTGGCGATGTGGAATTATTTTAA
- a CDS encoding CheR family methyltransferase has translation MNSAPAKNTDSPPSREYNMMDKDFRRIQKIAFNLTGITLSDQKKNMVYSRIVRRLRALKLNSFSSYCDLIESEGNTELTDFINAITTNLTSFFRENHHFEYLNETVIPDLIKKNAGTRRIRIWSAGCSTGEEPYSISMVLDHFTHIRKWDVKILATDLDSNVVATARAGHYAEDRVDGIPSQYKKYINFNKADGSGQVKPEIQSRIQFNQLNLLHDWPMKGQFDVIFCRNVVIYFNIDTQKKLFDRYANILTTNGKLFIGHSESLHNVTDRFTSLGRTIYERNR, from the coding sequence ATGAATTCTGCCCCCGCTAAAAATACTGATAGCCCTCCGTCACGCGAATACAATATGATGGACAAGGACTTTCGTCGTATTCAAAAGATCGCGTTTAATCTTACTGGTATTACCCTTAGTGATCAAAAGAAAAATATGGTTTATAGCCGCATCGTTAGACGTTTGCGAGCCCTTAAACTTAATAGTTTTTCAAGCTATTGCGATCTTATCGAGAGTGAAGGCAATACAGAACTTACTGATTTCATTAACGCTATTACTACTAATCTAACTTCATTCTTTCGAGAAAATCATCACTTTGAATATCTCAACGAAACTGTTATTCCAGACCTTATAAAAAAGAATGCTGGCACACGTAGAATTCGTATCTGGTCTGCTGGTTGTTCTACGGGTGAGGAGCCTTATTCCATTTCGATGGTGTTAGATCATTTCACTCACATTAGAAAATGGGATGTAAAAATTCTGGCGACCGACCTCGACTCCAATGTTGTGGCTACCGCTAGGGCTGGCCATTATGCAGAGGATAGGGTTGATGGTATCCCCAGCCAATATAAAAAATACATTAACTTTAATAAGGCTGATGGTAGTGGCCAAGTGAAGCCTGAAATACAAAGCCGAATTCAGTTTAATCAATTAAATCTCTTGCATGACTGGCCGATGAAAGGACAGTTCGATGTAATCTTTTGTCGTAACGTGGTTATTTACTTCAATATTGATACTCAAAAGAAACTGTTCGATCGTTATGCCAATATTCTCACAACGAATGGCAAACTATTTATTGGCCACTCTGAGAGCCTTCATAATGTTACCGATCGTTTTACATCACTAGGACGAACGATTTATGAGAGAAATAGATAA
- a CDS encoding methyl-accepting chemotaxis protein, translated as MFNKLKESMSGNSQECKELAAKMEAVNNTQAVIEFDTSGNILHANNNFLNTMGYRLDEVQGKHHSIFIDDKTRNSPEYQNFWQRLASGECFVSEFRRLGKNNKEVWIKASYNPLRDETGRPYKVVKFATDITDAKRLADKAKALELCQANVMLADNDCNIVYMNETVTEMLKKNESSLRKELPNFNVKSLIGTCVDDFHQRPEHQRGMLRNLREPYKTDLELGSLTFGLIATPWTDANGERIGTLVEWEDKTERVNREKKEREVAQENLRIRQALDVCDTSVMLANEDMTITYMNSAVREMMRNRENEIREQLPNFNSSQLLGTNVDIFHKNPSHQRNLLKSLTKSYRADLPLSGLTFGLIATPLHDEDGKFIGTVVEWNDKTEALAQQKEERRLAAENERVKQALDNVTANVMIADEDAHIIYMNKAVQGMMQRAESDIKKDLPSFDVSKLMGVNIDVFHKDPSHQRNLLRDMRGVFNGKAEVGGRTFTVIANPVYQDNERVGTVVEWNDRTAEMAMEREIDSVIAAASEGSFSQHISMDGKEGFFHNLSKGINNLVSTMEIALNDIVRMLGSIAKGNLNERITRDYQGSFGQLKNDANATAEKLTEVIANIRMSADSIGLSADEIAQGNADLSHRTESQASSLEETAASMEEMTAAVKQSAENAEKANAMTVDAQMLARDGGGVVENAVSAMEEINKSSKKISDIISVIDEIAFQTNLLALNAAVEAARAGEQGRGFAVVAGEVRNLAQRSAGAAKEIKDLIRDSVSKVEDGTSLVNHSGEVLAKIVTSVDEVTVMMQEIAGAAKEQSAGIEQVNTAITQMDEMTQQNAALVEEASAAGQAMSDQARSMKSVVEFFSHGDSLGGGGGAPAAAPVASAPASFSKTPSRPAASSSSTSHSSGSSGSHDEWEEF; from the coding sequence ATGTTTAACAAACTAAAAGAATCAATGAGTGGAAACTCTCAAGAGTGCAAAGAACTTGCAGCTAAAATGGAGGCGGTCAACAATACACAGGCTGTTATTGAATTCGATACTTCCGGCAATATCTTGCACGCCAACAACAATTTTTTAAACACCATGGGATATCGTTTAGATGAAGTGCAAGGTAAACATCACAGCATATTTATCGACGATAAAACACGTAATAGCCCGGAATATCAAAATTTTTGGCAGCGTTTGGCGAGCGGTGAATGCTTCGTTTCCGAATTTCGACGCCTTGGTAAAAACAACAAAGAAGTTTGGATTAAGGCATCCTATAATCCTTTGCGGGACGAAACAGGCCGGCCTTATAAAGTTGTTAAATTTGCTACTGATATTACTGATGCTAAACGCTTGGCGGATAAAGCTAAGGCATTAGAACTATGCCAGGCGAATGTTATGCTGGCAGATAACGATTGCAACATTGTCTATATGAATGAGACAGTGACAGAAATGTTGAAGAAAAATGAATCTTCTTTGCGCAAGGAATTGCCGAATTTTAATGTTAAATCATTGATAGGTACTTGTGTTGATGATTTTCATCAACGGCCCGAGCACCAACGCGGAATGTTACGAAATTTGCGAGAGCCGTATAAAACAGACCTTGAATTAGGAAGTCTAACTTTTGGTCTTATTGCCACTCCCTGGACAGACGCAAATGGTGAGCGTATTGGTACCTTAGTTGAATGGGAAGATAAAACCGAACGGGTCAACCGTGAGAAGAAAGAACGAGAAGTCGCGCAGGAGAATTTACGTATTCGCCAGGCCTTAGATGTTTGCGATACCTCAGTCATGCTTGCTAACGAAGACATGACAATTACTTATATGAATAGTGCGGTTAGAGAAATGATGCGTAACCGTGAGAATGAAATTCGGGAGCAATTGCCTAATTTCAACAGTAGCCAACTACTGGGGACTAATGTAGATATTTTCCATAAAAACCCTTCTCACCAACGTAACCTTCTTAAAAGCTTAACCAAGAGTTATCGCGCTGACTTACCACTGTCAGGACTAACTTTTGGTTTAATCGCAACGCCACTGCATGACGAGGACGGTAAATTTATTGGCACTGTTGTTGAATGGAACGATAAGACGGAAGCGTTAGCACAGCAAAAAGAAGAACGACGTTTGGCTGCTGAAAATGAGCGTGTCAAACAAGCGCTCGATAATGTAACCGCTAACGTTATGATTGCCGATGAAGATGCGCATATTATTTATATGAATAAAGCTGTCCAAGGTATGATGCAAAGGGCAGAGTCTGATATCAAAAAAGACCTACCTTCATTTGATGTTAGTAAACTTATGGGCGTGAACATTGATGTCTTCCATAAAGATCCCAGCCATCAACGTAACCTATTACGTGATATGCGCGGTGTATTTAACGGTAAAGCTGAAGTAGGTGGACGCACTTTTACCGTGATTGCCAACCCTGTTTATCAAGATAATGAACGTGTGGGAACGGTGGTTGAATGGAATGATAGAACTGCAGAAATGGCGATGGAGAGAGAGATTGATAGTGTTATAGCCGCTGCCAGTGAAGGTAGTTTTTCGCAACATATTTCAATGGATGGTAAAGAAGGCTTTTTCCATAATCTTAGTAAAGGCATTAATAATCTTGTGAGTACAATGGAAATTGCCCTCAATGATATTGTTAGGATGCTTGGATCCATAGCTAAGGGTAACCTTAATGAGCGTATTACCCGTGACTATCAGGGCTCATTTGGGCAACTGAAAAATGATGCCAATGCTACGGCAGAAAAACTAACAGAGGTTATTGCCAATATTCGCATGTCAGCCGACTCTATAGGCTTATCCGCCGATGAAATCGCACAAGGTAATGCTGATTTAAGTCATAGGACAGAGTCACAAGCTTCGTCATTAGAAGAGACAGCAGCGAGTATGGAAGAAATGACCGCTGCTGTTAAACAAAGTGCCGAAAATGCTGAGAAAGCTAACGCCATGACGGTGGATGCACAAATGTTAGCGAGAGACGGAGGCGGTGTTGTAGAAAATGCAGTGTCGGCAATGGAAGAGATAAATAAATCGAGTAAGAAAATTAGCGACATCATTAGTGTGATTGATGAAATTGCTTTCCAAACGAATCTATTAGCACTTAACGCCGCAGTGGAAGCAGCAAGAGCTGGTGAGCAGGGTCGAGGATTCGCAGTTGTGGCCGGAGAGGTACGGAACCTAGCGCAACGTTCGGCCGGTGCAGCAAAAGAAATTAAAGACTTGATTCGAGATAGTGTTTCCAAAGTAGAAGATGGTACTTCCTTGGTCAACCATTCAGGGGAAGTACTTGCAAAAATTGTTACTTCTGTTGATGAAGTGACTGTGATGATGCAAGAAATCGCCGGCGCAGCAAAAGAACAATCCGCAGGTATCGAACAGGTGAATACGGCAATAACCCAGATGGACGAAATGACACAGCAAAATGCGGCCCTGGTTGAGGAGGCATCTGCAGCCGGTCAGGCAATGTCGGATCAAGCACGCTCTATGAAGAGTGTTGTTGAGTTTTTCAGTCACGGTGATTCGCTCGGCGGAGGTGGTGGTGCTCCTGCGGCAGCTCCAGTGGCCTCTGCTCCAGCTTCGTTCTCTAAAACGCCGTCGCGGCCTGCAGCAAGCAGTTCATCAACCAGTCATTCTAGTGGTTCTTCCGGTTCTCATGATGAGTGGGAAGAGTTTTAA
- a CDS encoding chemotaxis protein CheW: MQIQNDNSSASDSVRSINSHTGMEFESDETDQFLTFIVAGEEYGVDILCVQEIRGWESATPIPNAPAHIKGVINLRGTIVPIIDLRQCFGMESIEYTPITVVIVLKVSTDQGERVMGIVVDAVSDVYSLAEKDMRTAPDIGNSLNTEFIKGLVNVDEKMVILLDIDRLLSMDEIPNMTAISQQIENAEQ, from the coding sequence ATGCAGATACAAAATGACAACTCATCCGCCAGCGATTCTGTACGCAGTATAAACTCACATACGGGTATGGAATTTGAGTCAGATGAAACAGATCAGTTTTTAACTTTCATCGTTGCTGGTGAAGAGTATGGAGTCGATATTTTATGTGTTCAAGAGATTAGAGGCTGGGAGTCCGCAACCCCAATTCCTAATGCACCTGCTCATATAAAAGGCGTAATTAATCTGCGTGGTACGATTGTTCCTATTATTGATCTACGACAATGCTTTGGTATGGAAAGTATTGAGTACACGCCGATTACAGTGGTAATTGTGCTGAAAGTTTCTACTGATCAAGGTGAGCGAGTGATGGGTATCGTCGTTGACGCCGTTTCCGATGTATATTCGCTTGCAGAAAAAGATATGAGGACAGCACCGGATATTGGTAATTCACTAAATACGGAATTTATTAAAGGGTTAGTCAATGTGGATGAGAAAATGGTGATTTTGCTGGATATAGATCGACTGCTTTCCATGGACGAAATTCCTAATATGACAGCTATTAGTCAACAAATTGAAAATGCTGAACAATAA
- a CDS encoding chemotaxis protein CheA has translation MAIDLSQFHQVFFEESFENVDIMETSLMELDLDEVDSETINAIFRAAHSIKGGSATFGFSAIASFTHILETLLDQIRGGERELTGDDVDLFLKSVDCLREMLDLLKTGEDSETELSREVSAKFSAKLEGNVVEAEAPATDSGDAESAAESAPAEIPCWHILFRPGRDVLKTGNDSLRLINELNELGEMKCSAKTDELPLLDKLEPEASYLYWEIELSTDAELSQIEEIFAWVIDESEVVIKASSPGAMEESTEVQAVSENATKEPEQNSNDDDIETFWSIDFVPGVEILRTGNDPLKIFQALTEIGKIKSITASSQFPEFSSIDPELCYLRWIVLLDAKDDDKEKIEKAFEWVKDDSELEVKSVSGLFTEELQKTSEQETTTEAAANTATTKAAAAKPKTAQKPKAPAKKANAESSSIRVGIDKVDNLINMVGELVITQSMLGQLGSDFDLERLPKLLEGLGQLEQNTRELQESVMRIRMLPISFVFSRFPRMVRDLSQSLNKDLNLEILGDQTELDKTVLEKIGDPLVHLVRNAVDHGVETPEERRQKGKPEQGNVTLNAYHQGGNVVIEVVDDGKGLDPESLKQKAIEKEVITASEAESLTNEQAFDLIFQPGFSTAKQISDVSGRGVGMDVVKRNIQALNGAIDITSEVNQGSTITIRLPLTLAILDGQLVRVGKETYIFPIVSIVESLQCKSEYINKVAGGSDVFRLRDEYVPILQLAKVFNIEVDNYDLEGSLMVVVESEGDKVGIIVDELLAQQQVVIKSLEHNYQRVEGISGATILGDGTVALIVDIPGIARLAEESSLLINAATQANVSNQNHLIQ, from the coding sequence ATGGCTATCGATTTATCCCAATTCCATCAAGTATTCTTCGAAGAAAGCTTTGAGAATGTCGATATCATGGAAACCTCACTGATGGAGTTGGATCTGGATGAGGTGGACAGTGAGACAATTAACGCAATATTCCGTGCGGCCCATTCAATAAAGGGTGGCAGTGCTACCTTCGGTTTTAGTGCCATTGCCAGTTTTACTCATATCTTAGAAACGTTGCTTGATCAGATTCGAGGTGGCGAGAGAGAGTTGACGGGTGATGATGTCGACTTATTTCTGAAGTCGGTAGATTGTCTACGGGAAATGCTGGATTTGTTGAAAACTGGTGAGGACTCTGAAACAGAACTATCGCGTGAAGTTTCAGCGAAATTCTCAGCAAAGCTCGAGGGTAATGTCGTCGAAGCTGAGGCTCCAGCGACTGATTCCGGCGATGCAGAATCAGCCGCTGAGAGCGCACCGGCTGAAATACCTTGCTGGCATATTTTGTTTCGTCCTGGTAGAGATGTGCTTAAAACGGGTAATGATTCCCTACGCTTAATTAATGAGTTAAATGAGCTAGGTGAGATGAAATGCTCTGCTAAAACAGATGAGCTTCCTTTGCTCGATAAGTTAGAACCTGAAGCAAGCTATTTATACTGGGAAATAGAGTTATCAACAGACGCTGAACTTAGCCAGATAGAAGAAATATTTGCCTGGGTAATCGATGAATCAGAAGTTGTTATAAAAGCCTCTTCGCCTGGTGCTATGGAAGAAAGTACAGAGGTGCAAGCAGTTAGCGAAAATGCAACTAAAGAGCCTGAGCAAAATAGTAATGACGATGATATTGAAACTTTCTGGTCAATTGATTTTGTTCCTGGAGTTGAAATTTTAAGAACAGGTAATGATCCCTTAAAGATTTTTCAGGCACTAACAGAAATCGGTAAAATAAAATCCATTACCGCAAGCTCCCAATTTCCCGAGTTTAGTTCCATTGATCCCGAGTTGTGTTATCTAAGGTGGATAGTTCTACTCGATGCTAAAGATGATGATAAAGAGAAAATAGAAAAAGCATTTGAGTGGGTCAAAGATGATTCAGAGTTAGAAGTAAAATCTGTTTCAGGTCTATTTACTGAGGAATTGCAAAAAACCTCGGAACAGGAAACGACCACTGAAGCGGCTGCAAATACAGCGACCACAAAAGCTGCCGCAGCCAAGCCTAAAACTGCGCAAAAACCGAAGGCTCCTGCTAAAAAAGCTAATGCGGAATCATCCTCGATTAGAGTGGGTATCGATAAGGTAGATAATCTAATTAATATGGTTGGTGAGCTGGTTATTACCCAGTCTATGTTAGGTCAGTTAGGTTCTGACTTTGATCTTGAACGCTTACCTAAATTGTTGGAAGGTCTTGGCCAGCTAGAGCAAAATACTAGAGAATTGCAAGAAAGTGTTATGCGCATAAGGATGTTGCCCATTAGCTTTGTCTTTAGTCGCTTTCCGAGAATGGTGAGAGATTTGAGCCAATCTCTAAATAAAGATTTGAACCTAGAGATTTTAGGTGATCAAACAGAGCTGGATAAAACAGTACTAGAAAAAATTGGTGATCCTCTGGTTCACTTAGTGCGAAACGCAGTTGATCATGGTGTCGAAACGCCAGAGGAAAGACGGCAAAAAGGCAAACCTGAACAAGGTAATGTCACACTAAATGCGTATCACCAAGGTGGCAACGTAGTGATTGAAGTTGTCGATGATGGTAAAGGTTTAGATCCAGAATCTCTGAAACAAAAAGCGATTGAAAAAGAAGTTATCACGGCATCAGAGGCAGAATCCTTAACTAATGAGCAGGCTTTTGACTTAATTTTTCAGCCTGGATTTTCCACCGCCAAGCAAATTAGTGATGTCTCTGGACGCGGCGTCGGCATGGATGTGGTAAAAAGAAATATTCAAGCACTAAATGGCGCCATTGATATTACCTCTGAAGTGAATCAAGGCTCTACCATTACTATTCGTTTACCTCTAACTTTGGCTATATTGGATGGCCAGCTAGTGAGAGTCGGTAAAGAAACATATATTTTCCCCATTGTGTCCATTGTCGAATCTCTCCAATGTAAATCAGAATATATCAACAAAGTTGCTGGTGGCAGTGATGTATTCAGGTTACGTGATGAATATGTTCCTATTTTACAACTCGCTAAAGTATTTAATATTGAAGTCGATAATTACGATTTAGAAGGCTCCCTAATGGTTGTGGTCGAATCAGAGGGGGATAAGGTTGGTATTATCGTAGATGAATTACTAGCGCAACAGCAAGTGGTCATTAAAAGCCTTGAACATAATTATCAACGAGTGGAAGGTATTTCAGGAGCAACAATTCTTGGCGATGGTACGGTCGCACTTATTGTAGATATTCCCGGTATTGCCCGCTTAGCTGAAGAGAGTAGTTTATTAATTAACGCCGCCACACAGGCCAATGTTTCTAACCAAAACCATCTTATACAGTAA
- a CDS encoding response regulator, with amino-acid sequence MAKILAVDDSASMRQMVGFTLKSAGHDVHEAGDGVEALKVAKNQTGFDLVISDINMPNMDGISLIKELRKLPPFKFTPILMLTTESSADKKSEGKSAGATGWIVKPFNPDQLIATINKVL; translated from the coding sequence ATGGCAAAGATTCTAGCCGTTGACGACTCAGCATCAATGCGCCAAATGGTAGGGTTTACCCTTAAAAGTGCTGGCCACGATGTTCATGAGGCAGGGGACGGGGTTGAGGCATTGAAGGTTGCTAAAAATCAAACGGGTTTTGATTTGGTAATCTCAGATATCAATATGCCGAATATGGATGGTATTTCTCTTATTAAGGAGCTGCGCAAGTTACCACCATTTAAGTTCACTCCAATTTTAATGTTAACAACCGAATCGAGCGCCGACAAAAAGAGTGAAGGTAAATCCGCAGGTGCTACCGGATGGATAGTGAAGCCATTCAACCCTGACCAGTTGATTGCGACTATAAATAAAGTCTTGTAG
- a CDS encoding STAS domain-containing protein, producing the protein MASEVNFQLPENLTIASVQGLHEQLEALVDQQDHDKIIVQANNVQRADTAGLQLLLAFVNSTKDRQIKLDWNQPSEKFVSAAHLLGLEGALGIH; encoded by the coding sequence GTGGCTTCAGAAGTTAACTTTCAATTACCTGAAAATTTAACCATCGCCAGTGTGCAGGGTTTACATGAACAATTAGAGGCGCTTGTCGATCAGCAAGATCATGACAAAATAATCGTTCAAGCTAACAATGTGCAACGAGCGGATACTGCTGGTTTACAATTACTTTTGGCCTTCGTCAATTCGACAAAAGATCGCCAAATTAAATTGGATTGGAACCAGCCTTCTGAAAAATTCGTCAGTGCTGCACATCTGCTTGGACTGGAAGGTGCTTTGGGCATTCACTAA
- the fliJ gene encoding flagellar export protein FliJ, which produces MTRSARLAVVIDMARKNEEQAAKKLEQCRQSYQAHHQRLEELNNYYHDYDMRFKQNIQGVRANDFAAKRFFLGQLSTLIDQQKNTLNQVEITLEKARQEWQQCHLKSENLQRFVADLKRCEVQIADKIEQYKIDEWVTQNYKPR; this is translated from the coding sequence ATGACACGCTCAGCTCGACTTGCGGTGGTTATCGATATGGCTCGCAAAAACGAGGAGCAAGCAGCAAAAAAATTGGAGCAATGTCGACAATCTTATCAAGCACATCACCAGCGCTTAGAAGAATTAAATAATTACTACCATGACTATGACATGCGTTTTAAGCAGAATATTCAGGGTGTTCGTGCAAATGATTTTGCTGCCAAGCGTTTTTTTTTAGGACAGTTATCTACACTAATTGACCAGCAAAAAAATACCCTTAATCAAGTAGAAATAACTTTAGAAAAGGCCCGCCAGGAATGGCAGCAGTGCCACTTAAAGTCTGAAAACTTGCAGCGTTTTGTTGCAGATCTTAAACGCTGTGAAGTGCAAATCGCCGATAAAATAGAGCAGTACAAAATTGATGAGTGGGTAACACAAAACTATAAGCCAAGATGA